Proteins encoded by one window of Sorex araneus isolate mSorAra2 chromosome 3, mSorAra2.pri, whole genome shotgun sequence:
- the MMP7 gene encoding matrilysin — protein sequence MAAMQLAALWALCLFPGSLALPLPQTHDGGGRSEQQQELAQDYLSRFYPSNSKSKDANSLEMRLKIMQKFFRLPITGILNPHIIEIMKKPRCGVPDVAEYSLFPNRPRWPSKVVTYRILSYTEDLSHVVVNQLVAKALDMWSREIPLSFRRVRRGNADIMIGFARGAHGDNYPFDGPGNTLAHAFSPGQGLGGDAHFDKDEFWTDGTVSIGINFLITATHEFGHSLGLGHSSDPNAVMYPTYSNVDPKEFKLSQDDIDGIQKLYGTRE from the exons ATGGCAGCGATGCAGCTGGCCGCGCTGTGGGCGCTGTGCCTGTTCCCGGGCAGCCTGGCCCTTCCCCTGCCACAGACCCATGACGGAGGAGGCAGGagtgagcagcagcaggagctggCTCAG GACTATCTCTCAAGATTTTACCCATCTAACTCAAAATCAAAAGATGCTAACAGTTTAGAAATGAGACTCAAGATAATGCAAAAGTTCTTTCGCCTGCCTATAACTGGAATACTAAACCCCCACATTATAGAAATAATGAAGAAGCCCAGATGTGGAGTGCCAGATGTTGCAGAATATTCGTTGTTCCCAAATAGACCTAGATGGCCTTCTAAAGTGGTGACCTACAG GATCTTGTCCTATACTGAAGACTTATCCCATGTTGTGGTGAACCAGTTAGTGGCCAAGGCCTTGGACATGTGGAGCAGAGAGATCCCACTGAGCTTCCGGAGAGTCAGACGGGGAAATGCTGACATCATGATTGGCTTTGCCCGGGGAG CTCACGGAGACAACTATCCCTTTGATGGCCCAGGAAACACACTGGCCCATGCCTTTTCCCCAGGGCAAGGCCTAGGAGGAGACGCCCACTTCGACAAGGACGAGTTCTGGACGGACGGCACAGTCAGTATAG GGATTAACTTTCTGATCACCGCCACTCACGAATTCGGCCAttctttgggtttgggccacTCTTCCGACCCCAACGCAGTGATGTACCCGACCTACAGCAATGTGGACCCGAAGGAATTCAAACTTTCTCAGGATGATATCGACGGCATCCAGAAGTTATATG GAACAAGAGAATAA